The Saprospiraceae bacterium genome includes a window with the following:
- a CDS encoding CoA transferase produces the protein MSGNLPLEGLRVLEFTHAVMGPTTGLLMADMGAEVIHIEPIEGDSTRRLKGFGTGYFPFYSRNKKSLAIDIKSEKGKEVILKLVQKADIVVENFGPGTMERLGYGYEDLKPLNKRLIYCSLKGFMPGPYEKRHAMDEVVQMMGGLAYMTGRTGDPLRAGTSVIDITGGMFGFIGILTALYEREKSGEGKFVQASLFETTAFLMGQHMAYGAITKTPVPPMPERVSAWSIYRIFDTSDSQQIFIGIISEKHWIRFCEVFESQNWLNDPRLNTNNDRIAEREWFLPEVEKKMKQYSKAEITKKCEQADIPFAPIARPEDLFNDVQLNEGKGLLDTVLPDGTETKLPKIPLIYGNSYFGLRLDPPDIGEHNDAIMSDL, from the coding sequence ATGAGTGGAAATCTGCCGTTGGAAGGGCTTAGGGTTTTGGAGTTTACACACGCTGTCATGGGACCTACTACGGGCTTGTTGATGGCAGACATGGGCGCGGAAGTTATCCATATAGAACCGATCGAAGGCGATAGTACACGCAGGCTCAAGGGCTTTGGTACTGGATATTTCCCTTTCTATAGTCGAAATAAAAAAAGTCTTGCCATCGATATTAAGTCAGAAAAAGGGAAGGAAGTCATATTGAAATTGGTTCAAAAAGCTGACATCGTAGTCGAAAACTTTGGGCCCGGCACAATGGAGAGATTAGGTTACGGATATGAAGATTTAAAGCCATTGAACAAACGTTTGATTTATTGTTCACTTAAAGGATTTATGCCTGGACCGTATGAAAAAAGGCATGCTATGGATGAAGTGGTACAAATGATGGGTGGTCTGGCTTATATGACCGGTCGGACAGGAGACCCTCTTAGGGCAGGAACTTCGGTCATAGATATCACAGGAGGTATGTTTGGGTTTATTGGAATACTTACTGCCCTTTACGAACGCGAAAAGAGCGGTGAAGGTAAATTTGTACAGGCATCTCTCTTTGAAACTACCGCTTTTTTGATGGGTCAACATATGGCGTATGGTGCCATTACGAAAACACCGGTACCTCCTATGCCGGAGCGTGTAAGCGCATGGAGTATCTATCGCATATTCGACACATCTGATAGTCAGCAAATTTTTATAGGTATCATCAGTGAAAAGCATTGGATACGATTTTGTGAAGTGTTTGAATCGCAAAATTGGCTCAATGACCCTCGTCTAAATACTAATAATGATCGAATAGCTGAACGCGAATGGTTTTTGCCGGAAGTAGAAAAAAAGATGAAACAATACTCCAAAGCTGAAATAACTAAAAAATGCGAACAAGCTGATATACCTTTTGCACCAATAGCCCGGCCCGAAGATCTATTTAATGATGTTCAGCTCAATGAGGGGAAAGGTTTGCTTGATACCGTACTTCCTGATGGCACAGAAACAAAATTACCTAAAATACCACTAATATATGGTAACTCCTACTTTGGGTTAAGGTTGGACCCTCCGGATATCGGGGAGCATAATGACGCAATAATGTCAGATTTGTAA